A single region of the Duganella sp. BuS-21 genome encodes:
- a CDS encoding aspartate aminotransferase family protein, with product MSHIIHRNLRRTPPLAVHAAGITVTDSAGRRYLDASGGAAVSSLGHAHPDVLAAMHAQIDRNAYAHTAFFTCQAAEELAARLAADAPGDLDHVYLVSGGSEAMETALKLARQYWLEAGQPQRGVFIARRQSYHGNTLGALAVGGNEWRRQPFAPLLIDVPRVAPCYAYRDRADGQSTDDYTAALLRELEQAIQAAGPENVIGFVAETVVGATAGAVPPTPGYFRGVRKLCDQYGLLLILDEVMCGMGRTGTLYAFEQEGVLPDLVVLGKGLGAGYQPIGAVLARAHLVQRLRDGSGAFQHGHTYMGHPVAAAAALAVQKVIQRDNLLGAVTVRGAALRRMLRDAFGQHPHVGDIRGRGLLIGLELVAERDSKAPFDPALRLHAALKDAAMARGLMVYPMGGTIDGRRGDHILLAPPFIASEGELGEITARLADSLAAALNPATARGV from the coding sequence ATGAGCCACATCATCCACCGCAACCTGCGCCGGACGCCACCGCTCGCCGTGCACGCCGCCGGCATCACCGTCACCGACAGCGCCGGTCGCCGCTACCTCGACGCCAGCGGCGGCGCCGCCGTCTCCTCGCTGGGCCACGCCCACCCCGACGTGCTGGCCGCCATGCACGCCCAGATCGACCGCAACGCCTACGCCCACACCGCCTTCTTCACCTGCCAGGCGGCCGAGGAACTGGCCGCGCGCCTGGCGGCCGACGCCCCCGGCGACCTCGATCACGTCTACCTGGTCTCGGGCGGCTCGGAAGCCATGGAAACGGCGCTCAAGCTGGCGCGCCAATACTGGCTGGAAGCCGGCCAGCCGCAGCGCGGCGTCTTCATCGCGCGCCGCCAAAGCTACCACGGCAACACCCTCGGCGCGCTGGCCGTGGGCGGCAACGAATGGCGCCGCCAGCCGTTCGCGCCGCTGCTGATCGACGTACCGCGCGTGGCGCCGTGCTACGCATACCGCGACCGCGCCGACGGTCAGAGTACGGACGACTACACCGCCGCGCTGCTGCGCGAACTGGAGCAAGCGATCCAGGCGGCCGGCCCGGAAAACGTCATCGGCTTCGTGGCCGAAACGGTGGTCGGCGCCACGGCCGGCGCGGTGCCGCCCACGCCCGGCTACTTCCGCGGCGTGCGCAAACTGTGCGACCAATATGGATTGCTGCTGATCCTCGACGAAGTCATGTGCGGCATGGGCCGCACCGGCACGCTATACGCGTTCGAGCAGGAAGGCGTGCTACCGGACCTGGTGGTGCTGGGCAAAGGACTGGGGGCCGGCTACCAGCCGATCGGCGCGGTGCTGGCGCGCGCCCACCTCGTGCAGCGCCTGCGCGACGGCAGCGGCGCCTTCCAGCACGGCCACACCTACATGGGCCACCCGGTGGCCGCCGCCGCCGCGCTGGCGGTGCAAAAGGTGATCCAGCGCGACAACCTGCTGGGCGCCGTCACGGTGCGCGGCGCGGCGCTGCGGCGCATGCTGCGCGACGCCTTCGGCCAGCACCCGCACGTCGGCGACATCCGCGGGCGCGGACTCCTGATCGGACTGGAACTGGTGGCGGAGCGCGACAGCAAAGCACCGTTCGACCCGGCGTTGCGGCTGCACGCGGCGCTCAAAGACGCAGCGATGGCGCGCGGCCTGATGGTCTACCCGATGGGCGGCACCATCGACGGCCGCCGGGGCGACCACATCCTGCTGGCGCCGCCCTTCATCGCCAGCGAGGGGGAACTGGGGGAAATCACGGCAAGACTGGCCGACTCACTGGCTGCGGCGCTCAACCCCGCCACCGCCAGAGGGGTCTGA
- the pmbA gene encoding metalloprotease PmbA, translating to MSDTHFTHTQDQLKQLARDVLGYAKAQGGTDCAVEISEGSGLSVSVRKSQIETIEQNKDKGIGVTVFIGQRRGNASTSDFSPAALKATVEAAYNIARFTSDDDCAGLADADQLELKPRDLQLFYPWEIATAEAVALAQRAEAAAFAVDARVTNSEGAGVHVQQSHFVAANSRGFIGGYPYSRHTLSVAPIAGKGRHMQRDDWYSSVRDASKMASPEAIGRYAAERALARLHARTIDTRNCPVLFEAPLAAGLLGAFVQATSGGALYRKSTFLLDSLGKQVLPKHVQIHEDPHVVGGVGSAPFDEEGVRTVKRDVVKNGVVQGYFLSTYSARKLGMKTTGNAGGSHNLSLTSSLTKPADDFAGMLRKMGTGLLVTELMGQGTNYVTGDYSRGASGYWVENGVIQYPVEEITIAGNMKDMLAQIVAVGSDVLVRGTKQTGSILIENMVVAGG from the coding sequence ATGAGCGATACCCATTTTACCCACACCCAGGACCAGTTGAAGCAGCTCGCACGCGATGTGCTGGGCTACGCCAAAGCGCAAGGCGGCACCGATTGCGCCGTCGAAATCAGCGAAGGCAGCGGCTTGTCGGTGTCGGTGCGCAAGAGCCAGATCGAGACGATCGAGCAGAACAAGGACAAGGGCATCGGGGTGACGGTGTTCATCGGCCAGCGCCGCGGCAACGCCTCGACCTCCGACTTTTCGCCGGCTGCGTTGAAGGCCACGGTGGAGGCGGCCTACAACATCGCCCGCTTCACCTCGGACGACGATTGCGCCGGCCTGGCCGACGCCGACCAGCTGGAACTGAAGCCGCGCGACCTGCAGCTGTTCTATCCATGGGAGATCGCGACCGCCGAAGCGGTGGCGCTGGCGCAGCGCGCCGAGGCGGCCGCGTTCGCGGTCGATGCGCGCGTGACCAATTCGGAAGGCGCCGGCGTGCACGTGCAGCAGTCGCATTTCGTGGCGGCCAATTCGCGCGGCTTCATCGGCGGCTATCCGTATTCGCGCCACACGTTGTCGGTGGCGCCGATCGCCGGCAAGGGCAGGCATATGCAGCGCGACGACTGGTATTCGTCGGTGCGCGATGCATCGAAGATGGCGTCGCCGGAAGCGATCGGCCGCTACGCCGCCGAGCGCGCGCTGGCGCGCCTGCATGCGCGCACCATCGATACGCGCAACTGCCCGGTGCTGTTCGAGGCGCCGCTGGCGGCCGGACTGCTGGGCGCTTTCGTGCAGGCGACGTCGGGCGGCGCGCTGTATCGCAAGTCGACCTTCCTGCTTGATTCTTTGGGCAAGCAGGTGCTGCCCAAGCATGTGCAGATTCATGAAGATCCGCACGTGGTGGGCGGCGTCGGTTCGGCGCCGTTCGATGAAGAGGGCGTGCGCACCGTCAAGCGCGATGTGGTGAAGAACGGCGTGGTGCAGGGCTATTTCCTGTCGACCTATTCGGCACGCAAGCTGGGCATGAAGACCACCGGCAATGCCGGCGGCTCGCACAACCTGTCGCTGACCTCCTCGCTGACCAAGCCGGCCGATGATTTCGCCGGCATGCTGCGCAAGATGGGCACCGGTTTGCTGGTGACCGAGTTGATGGGGCAGGGCACCAATTATGTGACCGGCGATTATTCGCGCGGCGCGTCTGGCTACTGGGTCGAGAACGGCGTGATTCAGTATCCGGTCGAGGAGATCACCATCGCCGGCAATATGAAGGATATGCTGGCGCAGATCGTCGCCGTCGGCTCGGATGTGCTGGTGCGCGGCACCAAGCAGACCGGCTCGATCCTGATCGAGAATATGGTGGTGGCCGGCGGCTAA
- a CDS encoding carboxymuconolactone decarboxylase family protein: protein MEDRLGAIAFADMSAAQQVAAQAVIDGPRGALYGPFVPLIRSPELMAAAQRMGEYLRYRSAIGTRLTELAILVTARHWSQQVEWAIHAPIAREYGVAEAVIAAIAAGERPAAPWAALLPDEALVYEFCVQLQRQQRVDDATYAAALAAFGEHGVVDLMGINGYYTFLAMVMNAAQTAAPDSPAPPLPALPASQGSGQA from the coding sequence ATGGAAGACAGACTTGGGGCGATCGCTTTTGCCGATATGAGCGCGGCCCAGCAGGTGGCGGCGCAGGCGGTGATCGACGGCCCGCGCGGGGCCTTGTATGGGCCGTTCGTGCCGCTGATCCGCAGCCCGGAGTTGATGGCGGCGGCGCAGCGCATGGGCGAGTACCTGCGCTACCGCTCGGCGATCGGCACGCGCTTGACCGAGCTGGCCATCCTGGTGACGGCGCGTCACTGGAGCCAGCAGGTGGAGTGGGCGATCCATGCGCCGATTGCGCGCGAGTATGGCGTCGCGGAGGCGGTGATCGCGGCGATTGCGGCCGGCGAGCGGCCGGCCGCGCCATGGGCCGCACTATTGCCTGACGAAGCGCTGGTGTATGAGTTCTGCGTGCAGCTGCAGCGGCAGCAGCGGGTCGATGATGCGACCTACGCGGCGGCGCTGGCGGCGTTCGGCGAGCATGGCGTGGTCGATCTGATGGGGATCAATGGCTACTACACCTTCCTGGCGATGGTGATGAATGCCGCGCAGACGGCGGCGCCGGACTCGCCGGCGCCGCCGCTGCCGGCATTGCCGGCGTCACAGGGAAGCGGTCAGGCTTGA
- a CDS encoding fumarylacetoacetate hydrolase family protein: protein MRLVRYGRPGKEKPGLIDDEGKLRDLSGVIADIDAAALAPKALRKLEKIAHATLPLVRGNPRFGVPVARVGKFICIGLNYSDHAAEAGMAAPQEPIVFMKAISALNGPDDPIMLPQGAKKTDWEVELGIVIGARAQYVSEADALKFVAGYTVVNDVSERAYQLERGGQWDKGKGCDTFGPVGPWLVTQEDVYDVQDLDLYLDLNGKRMQTGNTATMIFTVAQIVSYLSKFMTLEPGDVIATGTPPGVGMGRKPQRFLKKGDVLRLGIAGLGEQQAEVISWRAR from the coding sequence ATGCGACTTGTACGTTATGGCCGTCCCGGCAAAGAAAAACCAGGTTTGATCGATGATGAAGGCAAGCTGCGCGACCTGTCCGGCGTGATCGCCGACATCGACGCGGCGGCGCTGGCGCCGAAGGCGCTGCGCAAGCTGGAGAAGATCGCGCACGCCACGCTGCCGCTGGTGCGCGGCAATCCGCGCTTCGGCGTGCCGGTGGCGCGGGTGGGTAAATTCATTTGCATCGGCCTCAATTATTCCGACCATGCGGCGGAGGCGGGCATGGCGGCGCCGCAGGAGCCGATCGTGTTCATGAAGGCGATCAGCGCGCTGAATGGCCCGGATGATCCGATCATGCTGCCGCAGGGCGCGAAGAAGACCGATTGGGAAGTGGAGCTGGGCATCGTCATCGGCGCGCGCGCGCAGTATGTGAGCGAGGCCGATGCGCTCAAGTTCGTGGCCGGGTATACGGTGGTGAACGATGTGTCGGAGCGCGCATATCAGTTGGAGCGCGGCGGCCAGTGGGACAAGGGCAAGGGCTGCGATACCTTCGGCCCGGTCGGCCCGTGGCTGGTGACGCAGGAGGATGTCTACGACGTCCAGGATCTCGACCTGTACCTGGACCTGAACGGCAAGCGCATGCAGACCGGGAATACCGCGACCATGATTTTCACGGTGGCGCAGATCGTCAGCTATCTGTCGAAGTTCATGACCTTGGAGCCCGGCGATGTGATCGCCACCGGTACCCCGCCCGGCGTGGGCATGGGCCGCAAGCCACAGCGCTTCCTGAAAAAGGGCGATGTGCTGCGGCTTGGGATTGCGGGGCTGGGCGAGCAGCAGGCTGAAGTTATTAGTTGGCGCGCGCGCTAA
- a CDS encoding DUF615 domain-containing protein produces the protein MVNPNRGAVGFSSTEFEEEYERPSKSEAKRQSNALQKMGEVLVEAPRDRVKRVPMPEDVLEAILMCQTITNHEGRRRQMQFVGKKMRTLDEEEVALIQKAIDSWKGASKSETAAMHALERRREKLLTDDNALTSLLADHPELDVQHLRTLIRNARKEQAENKPPKAYREIFQILKQLDADKRKAAGETDQEGDDQDDDE, from the coding sequence ATGGTAAATCCTAACCGCGGCGCCGTCGGCTTCAGCTCCACCGAATTCGAAGAAGAGTACGAACGCCCTTCCAAATCCGAGGCCAAGCGCCAGTCCAACGCCCTGCAAAAGATGGGGGAAGTCCTGGTGGAGGCCCCGCGCGACCGCGTCAAGCGCGTGCCCATGCCCGAAGACGTGCTGGAGGCCATCCTGATGTGCCAGACCATCACCAACCACGAAGGCCGCCGCCGCCAGATGCAGTTCGTCGGCAAGAAGATGCGCACCCTGGACGAAGAGGAAGTGGCCCTGATCCAGAAAGCCATCGACAGCTGGAAAGGCGCCTCCAAGTCGGAGACGGCCGCCATGCACGCGCTCGAGCGCCGCCGCGAGAAGCTGCTGACCGACGACAACGCCCTGACCAGCCTGCTGGCGGACCACCCGGAACTGGACGTGCAGCACCTGCGCACCCTGATCCGCAACGCCCGCAAGGAACAGGCCGAGAACAAGCCGCCCAAGGCCTACCGCGAAATCTTCCAGATCCTCAAGCAGCTCGACGCCGACAAGCGCAAGGCCGCCGGTGAAACGGACCAAGAAGGCGACGACCAAGACGATGACGAGTAA
- a CDS encoding MFS transporter, protein MRDSLQPTPAAPSRSGWALFVLVFLPFALGHFLSSLMRTVNATLAPQLVAALALTPGQLGLLTSAFFLAFALVQLPVGIALDRWGPARLQLPMLLLAGVGALAFAGGQSFTQLLVARALIGLGLGGCFMSAVKAISTWIAPARLPSVQGYLIAVGGLGAAAATLPVRLALHYMDWRGLFLWLAAAAALTGVLIRALAPPQPHAGGGRKPALLEAMAAVYRHPAFRETAALVLIPHTVFFGIQGLWISRWLGDVAGYSEAAVGYLLYLGMAAVIFGAIAVGMVTEWAGRRGVRPISVAAAGVSLFVLVQLGFVFNWRPSYQLLSVLFTLVGTVTGIEYAIVAQSLPGALSGRAATCLNLLIFLGAFAVQAGFGIMVGCWRPDLLGHYPAQAYQAAFLVLVLLQLPGLWWFARRRTRNPVEWASHPTSL, encoded by the coding sequence ATGCGCGATTCATTGCAGCCGACGCCGGCCGCACCGTCGCGGTCCGGGTGGGCGCTGTTTGTGCTGGTGTTCCTGCCGTTCGCGCTCGGGCATTTTTTATCGAGCCTGATGCGCACCGTGAACGCCACGCTGGCGCCGCAACTGGTAGCGGCGCTGGCGCTCACACCCGGCCAGCTTGGCCTGCTGACCAGCGCTTTCTTCCTGGCCTTTGCGTTGGTCCAGCTGCCGGTCGGCATCGCGCTTGACCGCTGGGGGCCGGCCCGGTTGCAGCTGCCGATGCTGCTGCTGGCCGGCGTCGGCGCGCTGGCGTTCGCCGGCGGCCAGAGCTTCACCCAGCTGCTGGTGGCGCGCGCGCTGATCGGCCTCGGGCTGGGCGGCTGCTTCATGTCGGCGGTGAAGGCGATTTCGACCTGGATCGCGCCAGCGCGGCTGCCGTCGGTGCAGGGCTATCTGATCGCCGTGGGCGGCCTCGGGGCGGCGGCGGCCACCTTGCCGGTGCGGCTGGCGCTGCACTATATGGACTGGCGCGGCCTGTTCCTGTGGCTGGCGGCGGCCGCCGCGTTGACCGGCGTGTTGATCCGCGCGCTGGCGCCGCCGCAGCCGCATGCGGGCGGCGGCCGCAAGCCGGCGCTGCTGGAGGCGATGGCCGCCGTCTACCGTCATCCGGCGTTCCGCGAGACGGCGGCGCTGGTGCTGATTCCGCACACGGTGTTTTTCGGCATCCAGGGCCTGTGGATCAGCCGCTGGCTGGGCGACGTCGCCGGCTACTCGGAGGCGGCGGTCGGCTATCTGCTGTACCTGGGCATGGCGGCGGTGATCTTCGGCGCCATCGCGGTGGGCATGGTCACCGAGTGGGCCGGCCGGCGCGGTGTGCGGCCGATCAGCGTGGCGGCGGCCGGGGTGAGCTTGTTCGTGCTGGTGCAGCTGGGCTTTGTGTTCAACTGGCGGCCCAGCTACCAGCTGCTGTCGGTGCTGTTTACGCTGGTGGGCACGGTGACCGGGATCGAGTACGCGATCGTCGCCCAGAGCCTGCCCGGCGCGCTGAGCGGGCGCGCGGCCACCTGTTTGAATTTGCTGATCTTCCTCGGCGCGTTCGCGGTGCAGGCCGGCTTCGGGATAATGGTCGGCTGCTGGCGGCCCGATTTGCTCGGGCATTATCCGGCCCAGGCTTACCAGGCGGCGTTCCTGGTGCTGGTGTTGCTGCAGCTGCCGGGATTGTGGTGGTTCGCGCGGCGGCGCACGCGCAATCCGGTAGAATGGGCCTCCCATCCGACCAGCCTTTGA
- a CDS encoding PEPxxWA-CTERM sorting domain-containing protein: MKLKQILRTSAAAALFVWAGVANAALYNFSLTGDYTASWQLDSAPSPDQVYNNAFTLWDIDGDFPDAVLGVVDLTFFKASSGGGLEIYDFYGDQELLLSDGSQLYTGSEATPTFKLGTFALTEYQGSGQYSLTISAVPEPATYGMLLGGLGLIGVALRRRRQA; this comes from the coding sequence ATGAAACTGAAACAGATCTTGCGCACCTCCGCCGCCGCCGCATTGTTCGTCTGGGCCGGCGTCGCCAACGCCGCGCTGTACAACTTCTCGCTGACCGGCGACTACACGGCCAGCTGGCAACTCGACTCCGCCCCGTCCCCGGACCAGGTCTACAACAACGCCTTCACCTTGTGGGACATCGACGGCGACTTCCCGGACGCGGTGCTGGGCGTTGTCGACCTGACCTTCTTCAAAGCCTCAAGCGGTGGCGGCCTGGAAATCTATGACTTCTACGGTGATCAAGAATTGCTGTTATCGGATGGCTCCCAGCTCTACACCGGCAGCGAAGCCACCCCGACGTTCAAGCTCGGCACCTTCGCGCTCACCGAATACCAGGGCAGCGGCCAATACAGCCTGACCATCTCGGCCGTGCCGGAACCGGCCACCTACGGCATGCTGCTGGGCGGCCTGGGCCTGATCGGCGTCGCGCTGCGTCGCCGTCGTCAAGCCTGA
- a CDS encoding cache domain-containing protein: protein MKTFAAIAFAVISLPVLAAEPTEKDAIAMAEKGAAFIKANGQEAFIKKIAAKDPEYLQGALYVDIRDLKTGIVLAHPVNPSIVGKDLTDIPDASGKKYRREIIELAAKQGHGWVDYQYKHPTTGKIEPKTTYILRVGDVVLEAGIYKK from the coding sequence ATGAAAACCTTTGCCGCCATTGCCTTCGCTGTGATTTCCCTGCCCGTCCTCGCCGCCGAGCCGACTGAAAAAGACGCCATCGCCATGGCCGAAAAAGGCGCCGCCTTCATCAAGGCCAACGGCCAGGAAGCCTTCATCAAAAAGATCGCCGCCAAGGATCCCGAGTACCTGCAAGGCGCGCTGTACGTCGACATCCGCGACCTCAAGACCGGCATCGTGCTGGCGCACCCGGTCAACCCCTCCATCGTCGGCAAGGACCTGACCGACATCCCCGACGCCAGCGGCAAGAAGTACCGCCGCGAGATCATCGAACTGGCCGCCAAACAAGGCCACGGCTGGGTCGACTACCAATACAAGCATCCCACCACCGGCAAGATCGAACCGAAAACCACCTACATCCTGCGGGTCGGCGACGTCGTGCTGGAAGCCGGCATCTACAAAAAATAA
- a CDS encoding 2OG-Fe(II) oxygenase, giving the protein MTPFELAFADLPQNWRDWIMENLALGCRPQDMVDGMAGSGQYSPAAARALIDQALAARDGPGPGPGPAPLAMPFIDTRSNRIALPDREVEVLFVLKKPQVILLGNVLSAEECDAIIAHCGARYARSTVAAEADGASVVHEGRTSEMAFIQRGEAEVAERIDRRLAALAHWNIECSEPFQLQKYDPTQEYRPHYDWLDPASAGHRAHLARGGQRLATFVLYLCDVAQGGGTVFPNLGLEVFPKKGNALWFLNTDQHHAPDPQTLHGGAPVVSGTKIIANKWLRQERYG; this is encoded by the coding sequence ATGACGCCATTCGAACTAGCCTTTGCAGACCTGCCGCAGAACTGGCGGGATTGGATCATGGAGAATCTGGCGCTCGGCTGCCGGCCGCAGGATATGGTCGACGGCATGGCCGGCAGCGGCCAATACAGCCCGGCGGCGGCGCGCGCGTTGATCGATCAGGCGCTGGCGGCGCGGGATGGGCCGGGGCCGGGGCCGGGGCCGGCGCCGCTGGCCATGCCTTTCATCGATACCCGCAGCAACCGCATCGCGCTGCCCGACCGCGAGGTCGAGGTGCTGTTCGTGCTGAAAAAACCGCAGGTGATCCTGCTGGGGAATGTGCTCAGCGCGGAGGAGTGCGACGCCATCATCGCCCATTGCGGCGCGCGCTACGCCCGTTCCACGGTGGCGGCGGAAGCCGACGGCGCCAGCGTGGTGCACGAGGGCCGCACGTCGGAGATGGCCTTCATCCAGCGCGGCGAGGCGGAGGTGGCCGAGCGCATCGACCGCCGCCTGGCGGCGCTGGCGCACTGGAATATTGAATGCAGCGAGCCGTTTCAGCTGCAGAAATACGATCCGACCCAGGAGTACCGTCCGCATTACGACTGGCTCGATCCGGCCAGCGCCGGCCATCGCGCCCACCTGGCGCGCGGCGGCCAGCGCCTGGCGACCTTCGTACTGTACCTGTGCGACGTGGCGCAGGGCGGCGGCACGGTGTTTCCGAATCTGGGGCTGGAGGTGTTCCCGAAGAAGGGCAACGCGCTGTGGTTCCTCAATACCGACCAGCATCACGCGCCGGACCCGCAGACGCTGCACGGCGGCGCGCCGGTGGTCAGCGGCACCAAGATCATCGCCAACAAATGGCTGCGCCAGGAGCGCTACGGTTAG
- the mog gene encoding molybdopterin adenylyltransferase, giving the protein MTSNTAAPAADDALVIGLVSISDRASGGVYQDLGLPALQDWLARALSTPYRVETRLIADERAQIEATLTELADTARCHLILTTGGTGPARRDVTPEATLAVGTKQMPGFGEQMRQISLHFVPTAILSRQTAVIRESAGHAALILNLPGQPKAIAETLGGLKDGDGRQIVGGIFAAVPYCIDLIGGPYMETDPAVSLTFRPKSALRGTA; this is encoded by the coding sequence ATGACGAGTAATACCGCCGCGCCGGCCGCCGACGATGCACTGGTCATCGGCCTGGTCTCGATCTCCGACCGCGCCAGCGGCGGCGTCTACCAGGACCTCGGCCTGCCGGCGCTGCAGGACTGGCTGGCGCGCGCCCTGAGCACGCCCTACCGCGTGGAAACCCGTTTGATCGCCGACGAGCGCGCACAGATCGAAGCCACCCTGACCGAGCTGGCCGACACGGCCCGCTGCCACCTGATCCTGACCACCGGCGGCACCGGCCCGGCGCGGCGCGACGTCACGCCCGAAGCCACGCTGGCCGTCGGCACCAAGCAAATGCCGGGCTTCGGCGAGCAAATGCGCCAGATCAGCCTGCACTTCGTGCCGACCGCCATCCTGTCGCGCCAGACCGCCGTGATCCGCGAAAGCGCCGGCCACGCGGCCCTGATCCTCAACCTGCCGGGCCAGCCGAAGGCCATCGCCGAAACGCTGGGCGGCCTGAAGGATGGCGACGGCCGGCAGATCGTCGGCGGCATCTTTGCCGCCGTGCCCTACTGCATCGACCTGATCGGCGGCCCCTACATGGAAACCGACCCGGCCGTGAGCCTGACCTTCCGCCCCAAATCCGCCCTGCGAGGAACCGCATGA
- a CDS encoding alpha/beta hydrolase → MTALLHTIEQETGANPTVAIIWMHGLGADANDFVPMLHELDLAGLPPIRFIFPNADTMPVTINGGYVMRAWYDIVATDLGRQEDEAGLRASQRKVEALIARENARGIPNQRIILAGFSQGCAMTLQTGLRQTTALAGLMCLSGYVPIAAQAAAEHTPQSQATPIFLVHGRMDPVIPIARAAASRDLLQQWGYQVEWHEYAMQHALCQEEVAHISAWLKRVLA, encoded by the coding sequence CTGACTGCGCTGCTGCACACCATCGAACAAGAAACCGGCGCCAACCCGACCGTGGCCATCATCTGGATGCACGGCCTGGGCGCCGACGCCAACGACTTCGTGCCCATGCTGCACGAGCTGGACCTGGCCGGCCTGCCGCCGATCCGCTTCATCTTCCCCAACGCCGACACCATGCCGGTCACCATCAACGGCGGCTACGTCATGCGCGCCTGGTACGACATCGTCGCCACCGACCTCGGCCGCCAGGAAGATGAAGCCGGCCTGCGCGCCTCGCAGCGCAAGGTGGAAGCGCTGATCGCCCGCGAAAACGCGCGCGGCATCCCCAACCAGCGCATCATCCTGGCTGGCTTCTCGCAGGGCTGCGCCATGACCCTGCAAACCGGCCTACGCCAGACCACCGCGCTGGCCGGCCTGATGTGCCTGTCCGGCTACGTGCCGATCGCCGCCCAGGCCGCCGCCGAGCACACGCCGCAAAGCCAGGCCACGCCGATCTTCCTGGTGCACGGCCGCATGGACCCGGTGATCCCGATCGCCCGCGCCGCCGCCTCGCGCGACTTGCTGCAGCAATGGGGCTACCAGGTCGAATGGCACGAGTACGCGATGCAACACGCGCTGTGCCAGGAAGAAGTCGCGCACATCAGCGCCTGGCTCAAGCGCGTGCTGGCCTGA
- a CDS encoding lysine 2,3-aminomutase yields MDAPKFKPFIRQTISHSRQWEWIPPDLQEAVQVVSHVLPFRTNEYVLDHLIDWNNIPDDPIYRLTFPHRDMLAPDDYARLKELVLGKADQPALVALVRRIRMRMNPHPAGQMTHNVPRVNDAPLKGLQHKYKETVLFFPSSGQTCHAYCTFCFRWPQFVGMDDMKFDAKESHQLASYLRMHPEVTDVLITGGDPLIMNTRSLEAYIEPLLAPDLAHIQNIRIGTKSVAYWPQRFVSDRDADDLLRLFERVVKAGKNMAIMGHYNHAVELRPEIAQQAVKRIVGTGATLRMQGPLIRHINEDPASWAELWQTGVRLGAIPYYMFVERDTGPREYFQLPLARAHEIFQAAYQMVSGLSRTVRGPSMSAFPGKVVIDGIATIGGEQVFALQFLQARNPDWVRKPFYAKFDPQATWMDQLKPAFGKDKFFFEEEGGARSESGAGVGTEAPGARKVIPLMAARQEGGGQASASSSSASPSSGCDTHNAA; encoded by the coding sequence ATGGATGCGCCCAAATTCAAGCCGTTTATCCGCCAGACGATCTCCCACTCGCGCCAATGGGAGTGGATACCGCCCGACCTGCAGGAAGCGGTGCAGGTGGTGTCGCATGTGCTGCCGTTCCGCACCAACGAGTACGTGCTCGATCACCTGATCGACTGGAATAATATTCCCGACGATCCGATCTACCGCCTGACCTTCCCGCACCGCGACATGCTGGCGCCGGACGACTACGCGCGCCTGAAGGAACTGGTGCTGGGCAAGGCCGACCAGCCGGCGCTGGTGGCGCTGGTGCGGCGCATCCGCATGCGCATGAATCCCCATCCGGCCGGGCAGATGACGCACAACGTGCCGCGCGTGAACGATGCGCCGCTCAAGGGCCTGCAGCACAAGTACAAGGAGACGGTGCTGTTCTTTCCCAGTTCGGGGCAGACCTGCCACGCATATTGCACCTTCTGCTTCCGCTGGCCGCAGTTCGTCGGCATGGACGATATGAAGTTCGACGCCAAGGAGTCGCACCAGCTGGCGTCGTATCTGCGCATGCATCCGGAGGTGACCGATGTGCTGATCACCGGCGGCGATCCCTTGATCATGAATACGCGCTCGCTGGAGGCGTATATCGAGCCGCTGCTGGCGCCGGATCTGGCGCATATCCAGAACATCCGCATCGGCACCAAGTCGGTGGCGTACTGGCCGCAGCGCTTCGTCTCGGACCGCGATGCCGACGATTTATTGCGGCTGTTCGAGCGGGTGGTGAAGGCCGGGAAGAACATGGCCATCATGGGCCACTACAACCACGCGGTGGAGCTGCGGCCGGAGATCGCGCAGCAGGCGGTCAAGCGCATCGTCGGCACCGGCGCCACCTTGCGCATGCAAGGGCCGCTGATCCGCCACATCAACGAAGATCCGGCCTCGTGGGCCGAGTTGTGGCAGACCGGCGTGCGGCTGGGGGCGATTCCCTACTATATGTTCGTCGAGCGCGATACCGGGCCGCGCGAGTATTTCCAGTTGCCGCTGGCGCGCGCGCATGAGATTTTCCAGGCGGCGTACCAGATGGTGTCCGGCCTGTCGCGCACCGTGCGCGGGCCGTCGATGAGCGCCTTCCCCGGCAAGGTGGTGATCGACGGGATTGCGACCATCGGCGGTGAGCAGGTGTTCGCGCTGCAGTTCCTGCAGGCGCGCAATCCGGATTGGGTGCGCAAGCCGTTCTATGCCAAGTTCGATCCGCAGGCGACCTGGATGGATCAGTTGAAACCGGCGTTTGGCAAGGACAAGTTTTTCTTTGAGGAGGAGGGTGGGGCGCGCAGCGAGTCGGGTGCCGGCGTAGGCACCGAGGCGCCCGGCGCGCGCAAGGTGATTCCGCTGATGGCGGCGCGGCAGGAGGGCGGCGGGCAGGCGTCGGCATCGTCTTCTTCGGCGTCGCCGTCCTCGGGCTGCGATACGCACAACGCGGCCTAG